A window of Daphnia pulicaria isolate SC F1-1A chromosome 4, SC_F0-13Bv2, whole genome shotgun sequence genomic DNA:
AAAGGAGAAGTGAAATGTCGCGATGACGAGGggaagttgaaagaaaaagtgatcGTCGACCGGTACAGTTGGTAGAAATTCGGAAGAAGGAAACGGAAGGAGAAACGTCCGTTTTCTACTTCCGCCAAATCTCGGTAAATAACTCCGATTGTTTCACTTTCTCTAGCTTCTAATTTGGAGTAGTAAAACTACAAAGTTACCCAGCAATGAACGATGGAAAATAGTAATTTCTTGGTAGTAAAAAAGGGGGGCTCGATAAGGGTCTATTTCcgacccaacaacaacaatagaaatcgattatttgtttgttcatcGCCAACCTTGGAAATCCTTTTTTCTATATGCGATCatgcgttgttgttgttgtaatatCCGATAGTAAATAGGAAATTTACGCAGGAAGACGCCCAAGGTTTTTCTCATAGCTTTAGGCAACTCCCTAGAGTATCGAAGAGTAAACAAGTTTTGAACACTGTTTCACATCACATGTTTTTTCCAAACGATGAGCTAACATGCAATAGTCTTTTTATGgcctatttcattttgttttatattcgcgcttttttttaaaatttaaatcagtACCAATCAGAATGGGGGGGGGATTTTGAAACGTGCGAAACTGAGCAATCGTTGTTCTACAAAATTTCGTCAATATTTCGTTCATCattgacaaatttttttttgcggtaAATGCCAACCGCTGAATTTGCGAAGAAAACACGAAATCAGAGAACAAAAAACCCGCTCGCCGTGATTGCAAATGCCTGGAATTTTTTGGCCACCGTGTTTGGAAGAAaccttgatttgttttttctctcttgtaaACCGCCTTGTTGTAGCGGAATTTCCCTGTTGGAAATTTAGCATCGGTCCAATCGATTGAAATTTCAAGGACTCTACACGATGTTGAAAATTTGACGCAAACACCCGAAATCAAGTGATACAAAACCCTAAAATCTTGTAAAAACCGAGCGGCTGATGGGAGAGCGAAACAATAAACTGAATGATGCCCTTGATTGTGTTCAGCAATAAAcacgttttttggtttttggtttttgttagtATGTTGTTGCTAGTCAGCTATGAATCTGAACGACTCTCGCTTAGATTCTGTCGTGTCCttggctatttttttttccgatacGGGTAACTACGTAATTTGGTATCGacgtcatcttttcttttccgcaATCAAATGTTAAAGGCCTTGGCAGTGAAACGAATCATCAGCTAATGTCGATGTTTATCAGTTCTCACGTTTTCACGGTTCGACTCGTTGACAATCGCCCACCTTTGATTAAAGACCTTGTCCAATCATTCGCTCACGAATGTTGAATATATAACATTCTATTGTTGAACCAATTTGATCGTAAAATGGGTCAACCGATAGCTAAGAAAACAAGTGATGTAATGTCAAACTGCAGATTATCCGCTCGACAAATCGTGACGCTGATTTTGTAACCGCGATATTGCGGCAAGtgcgattttattttgtttccaatgttttttggaattttccgGCGTCGTAGTAACTCCCGAGGGGGGCAAATTAGGCATCAGTGCGGTTGTTGGAAATTTTCGCACCGCCAAAAGGGATCAAACCTCAATCATGCAAGATATATTGCGGCCGATTATTCCACCAACATAAAAACATCGGTGTTTTccagaagaaatggaaattcatTTCGCCAGAGGAATCGAACAAGTTGGACATGTGATGGACGTGAGTCTTTTAAACGTCACTCCTTTTAAAATGGTGATGTCATCCACAGATCAAATATTTCTCTTGGCTGTTATTAAGTGCATGACTAGTCCAAGACAAACCGGTTTAGAGATTGATAAGTTGATAAGTTTCCCCCCACAAAGAAACACCTCATTAGCCTTGAACGACAAAGACTATGTGGTTAATTGATACTCAAACGAAAGTAAACGTACTACGAAGATGAATTTTATGTAGCTTCTCGTGTTAAACTAAATACTCAAATTTGTGGTCCGGATTATTGTCGCAAGGGCAACAGCTGTGACCACCGACTCAAAAGTTTCACATCTGAGTAagtttacctttttttcaatttcaaaatttgcgCCAAGTGGTAGCCACCTGTTGGGAATTTTCTAGGTAGCAGACGATTCGTTCCTGTCACAATATAATCGCAGTCTCGGACCATAGAAGGCTTGGTGCACGTGCTTTTGTGGCTGATTATTTGtcttaaaatagtttttttaaaacagtgtCTTTTAACCCTTGATGACAATCGATTTATCTCGACTGTTGCTTCCCAGCAATTTTATTCCAAGTATGGTAACTGACTTGATTTTTCTGAACTCCTTTGTCTTGTCCCTTTTGCCAGTTGGGAAGTGTGTGCCTCATGGCCACTGAATTAGCAACGTCATCACTGTAGATAACTCGAATGGCAAGGACATGATTCGAGGTCGCAATTAAACTAGGCTAACGAAGAAAGTACAGAGTGACTAAATCTTACATTACTTGGGAATTCCCATTTCCTTGTCAGATTTCAAAATCCCAATCCAAGAAGTGGCTAATGATAATTTCCCGTGACCCATTTGtgaattttaaatgttctttttatttgcagaTAACATCGAGGTATGTACACATCAGGATATGTGAGGTGAGTCTGCAcactttgattttgtttcccACCATTCGGTCATGTCCCTGTAGATTTTCGGTGGTAACGTCGTATTGTGGAGAGCGGCACATAGATGGCAcatgcttttgtttttgtccttTTGACTGTATCGCACCTCAAAATGAGGTTTCCACCAGAAATATTCGTTATACAACGTGTCATTCTTGTCGAGAAGGATCAGGTAATCAGCCAATTGTTTCATAGTTTCAAATTTCGCAGCGTTGATGAAGGAATGGGTCGGTGCAATTTGATCGTAGTGGTCGTGAACACCGTAAACGATCGGGATGATGGGTTGATGAAGCATAGCAAAGaaccttgaaaaagaaaacaaatattcatTATTTAGTCGttcaaaaagatttcttttgatACTTTTCAGTGACGTAGTCGAGACACAGGGAATTTTCCAGTGACAtgtaaaatttgtaatttttggttGCCATTTCTCGGCATTCGTCTTCCGTGTTCCTCGGGCAGGTCATCGTTCCGCAGGTTCCGTAAACGTCAACACGGACGTGCTTTTGTAGCTCTTTGACCATCTCGTTTCTACTACTTCTCGAGTAACAGTTGGAGACAAACCAAGCTGCCATTTTCGTTTTCCCATTCACGTAATTGACTTTTGAATTGGATAAATACTCTTTCATTTGACTCTCACTTGGATGAAGTGGTACATTTCCAATCGGTTTGACGTAGCCGTAAGGGCCGACCATGTCAGAGTCCCAACGGTACGTCATCGTCcagttgaaataattttccaTCGGTTTCATGTCCACCATGTATTCACGCCACGCTGCAGATTCCATAATCCAGCCGATGTAGCGCTGATGGGGTGATCGACGTTGTGGCAAGTCGTTCCGGCTCCAACTGCGGAGGTGAAAGACAACGGCGTCGTAATCCTGGACATCCGTGCGGTTATCCGAAGTCTCGCACTGCCATACCGGGCAATCCCATTTGCGTAGGGCATTTCGTCCGATTCCAATTCCGTAATCTTTGCCTCCGTACGCCTAAATATGAAAACAACATTTGCTTTTAAAAACATATCGGTCTGGGTTATTTTTCACGTCTAAGCGATTTTTAAGTATTCTATTACGTCATTCCAGAACAGTATGCGTTTGAAAGGTGTGTCAACTTCTGGCGGTCTCTCTTGCTCATAATTTTCCATCACTCTGTAGGGTTCGAGAGTCGTTTGTAACACGAGTGGATTTGGCATCGAGACCGTCGTCTCATTTTCGTGTTTCCCTTCGTTTCCGAtggaattgaaatgttttggcACTTTATTTGAAAACGATTCAACATCAACGTTAATATTCTCTACCCTTTGGCTTTGCTGCACGAAATAGAATTGCCACACTAGTAACACAACACCGATTAGGATGACGTAAGCCCCTCGACGTTGAAGCATTTTCGTCCTAGCGAAAATTCAGAATCGTCAAAATGTCTTTAATGTTCACTTTTGAAACGATACCTTTGCTCCACgtaccttaaaaaaaatgtcactaTTTGATATTTTCCATGACTGTCCCTTGCACTATCCAAAAGGGAACTGAAGATAAAGTGTCATAAATTCtcgttgaaaaaagaaacatgtgCATTAGCCTTCTGTTGCCAGCTAGCTGCTATTGACACGCTAACGCTGTCTCATAAATTTAGACGATAGGGTGTGTTGGTGGTTATAATCTTCCCAGTCAAACAGGTGCTGTGTTCGGTTGGTTCGGATACCTGTTTCGTTGCTTTGGCTTTGGCTACTTTAGCCAAAATAAATCCTTTCCCTTCAAAGTCGAGTCTTGCCAAAAGACTGTCGTTGCGACGCCAGAGGTTGTTGCCCATCGGTATTTCGATTGGCCAACTAAGCTAAACGATCCTTTTTTAGTAgtcgattttgaaataattggaACGTCCGatacaaaaatagatttgttatttttaaattcgggATATTCCCCGTTAACCACGAAATAATTGTACACTTCCTCGTCTATTCTTTCCTTGTTTATTCTTGTGTGCTTTGGCATATTTTAAAACTGAATGAGATAAACCATACTGCTTGGGCTCATACATGTATGGACAGATAAAACAGAGATAACAAACGCTTGTGGAGGTTTTTCTCCCCAAACAGTTTTTAGTTTGTTTTGCTGTACAATGTTTCAGAATTTGGGTGTTTGGCAGTAGGATTGGTTTTCCCACCAGTCGGTCATGTTTGCGTAGATTTTAGGCGGTGACGTCGTGTTGTGGAGAGAGGCGCACAAATGACACATGCTTTTGTTTATGTCATCGTTAAAGTCACACACTTTAAAATGAGGTTTCCACCAGAAATATTCGTTGTATAGCGTGTCCTTCTTGTCGAGTAGAATGAGGTAGTCGGCCAGctgtttcatattttcaaattttgccgCGTTGATGAAGGAATGCGTCGGTGCAATCCTATCGTAGTGGTCGTGAACGCCGTAAACGATGGGAATGATCGGGTATTTCATCATGGCGAAAAACCTTTGATTTTGGTTTAGAATAAATAATTGATTAATTTCTCATGTTTTAACGTAcaaatgtaaaattttgattgataCTTTTCAGTGATGTAGTCCTGACACAGGGAATTTTCCAGTGCCAtgtaaaatttgtaatttttggctGCCATTTCTCGGCATTCGTCTTCCATGTTTCTCGGGCAGGTCATCGTTCCACAGTTCCCGTAAACGTCAATTTGCATGTGCTTTTGCAGCTCGTTAACCATCtcgtttcttttacttttcgaCAGGCAGTTGGAGACAAACCAAGCTGCCATTTTCGTTTTCCCATTCGCGTAATCGACTTTTGAATTGGATAAATActctttcatttgtttctcaTTAGGATGAAGAGGTACGCGTCCATGAACCGGTTTGACGTAACCGTAAGGACTGACGATATCAGAGTCCCAACGGTATGAAAACGTCCAGTTGAAGAAATTGACCATGGGACTATTGTCCACCATGTATTCGCGCCACGCTGCGGATTCCATGATCCAGCCAACGTAGCGCTGATGGGGCGACCGACGTTGCGGCAAGTCGTTCCGGCTCCAACTGCGGAGGTGAAAGACAACGGCGTCGTAGTCCTGGACATCGTTGCGGTTGTCCGACGTTTCGCACTGCCACACGGGACACCCCCGTTTCCGCAAGGCATGGCGACCAATTCCGACATTGTAATCTTTGCTTCCGTAAGCCTAAAAATCAATCATTTGCTATCGTAACCGCGTGAATCTACGTACTGCTTCTAATAGTCTAATACCTCGTTCCAGAACAGAATTCGCTTGAATGGTGGGTCGATTTGGGAAAGACTTTCCTGGTCATATTTTCCCATCAGTTCGTAGCGTTCGTGAGTGTAGTTCATCAGCGACGGTCGGTTCAAAGACCGCGTTCCTGTAGTTGccttgatttttaaatattgccaACAGGATTGTCCGATTAAAAGCCCAAACCCCGTCAAAAGCAAATATTGAAGTAGACGTGATAAATTTGCGTTCGATATTTTCTGCCTCCAACGACGTACTGGACCGAAGTAAGTTGAACAAGTGTTCATGTTGAACGAGCCGCTCCCCAGATCAAGATAGGTTCAATCACGAAACAATGACAAGTAGAACTGAATTCTTTTGTCCCAGTG
This region includes:
- the LOC124336240 gene encoding alpha-(1,3)-fucosyltransferase C-like — encoded protein: MLQRRGAYVILIGVVLLVWQFYFVQQSQRVENINVDVESFSNKVPKHFNSIGNEGKHENETTVSMPNPLVLQTTLEPYRVMENYEQERPPEVDTPFKRILFWNDAYGGKDYGIGIGRNALRKWDCPVWQCETSDNRTDVQDYDAVVFHLRSWSRNDLPQRRSPHQRYIGWIMESAAWREYMVDMKPMENYFNWTMTYRWDSDMVGPYGYVKPIGNVPLHPSESQMKEYLSNSKVNYVNGKTKMAAWFVSNCYSRSSRNEMVKELQKHVRVDVYGTCGTMTCPRNTEDECREMATKNYKFYMSLENSLCLDYVTEKFFAMLHQPIIPIVYGVHDHYDQIAPTHSFINAAKFETMKQLADYLILLDKNDTLYNEYFWWKPHFEVRYSQKDKNKSMCHLCAALHNTTLPPKIYRDMTEWWETKSKCADSPHIS
- the LOC124336658 gene encoding alpha-(1,3)-fucosyltransferase C-like gives rise to the protein MNTCSTYFGPATTGTRSLNRPSLMNYTHERYELMGKYDQESLSQIDPPFKRILFWNEAYGSKDYNVGIGRHALRKRGCPVWQCETSDNRNDVQDYDAVVFHLRSWSRNDLPQRRSPHQRYVGWIMESAAWREYMVDNSPMVNFFNWTFSYRWDSDIVSPYGYVKPVHGRVPLHPNEKQMKEYLSNSKVDYANGKTKMAAWFVSNCLSKSKRNEMVNELQKHMQIDVYGNCGTMTCPRNMEDECREMAAKNYKFYMALENSLCQDYITEKFFAMMKYPIIPIVYGVHDHYDRIAPTHSFINAAKFENMKQLADYLILLDKKDTLYNEYFWWKPHFKVCDFNDDINKSMCHLCASLHNTTSPPKIYANMTDWWENQSYCQTPKF